One genomic window of Sarcophilus harrisii chromosome X, mSarHar1.11, whole genome shotgun sequence includes the following:
- the ERCC6L gene encoding DNA excision repair protein ERCC-6-like, which produces MAERRSDLGPEQETMGSEIDIDVGTEIDVDVGTEAGVDMGTEIAMEVGTEINTDVETEIDVDVATEAKETDVAIEAKETDVATESGTEVVMAEPTNAATASAADQLLTPDRAASYQRYVKEAKEATKNGNLEEALKLFKLAKEVFPNDKVLSRIQRLEEALAEIAKEGDDEFIDVCNSGLMLYRELHDQLFEYQKEGVAFLYSLYKENRKGGILADDMGLGKTIQIIAFLSAMFDAELVKYVLLIMPTSLISTWIKEFGKWTPGMRVATFHGSSKSERTRNLNRIQRKNGVAVTTYQMVINNWQQLSQLDGNEFVWDYLILDEAHKIKSSSTKSSIAARAIPVKNRLLLTGTPVQNNLYELWSLFDFACQGSLLGTSKTFKMEYENPITRAREKDATSGEKALGLKISENLMTLIKPYFLRRTKDDVQKKNNTKAQSSLPEKKLGDDVVCEIPSLSRKNELIIWVYLVPLQEEIYRKFVSLNHIKQLLMETRSPLAELTILKKLCDHPRLLSARACSLLGLKEGIFFNKGKNQEGQSEIQIDQVPPESLMKESGKVIFLMALLKRLQDEGHQTLVFSQSRRLLDIIEHLLKKENFKTLRIDGTVTQLPERQRRIDLFQQSQDASVFLLTSQVGGVGLTLTAASRVVIFDPSWNPATDAQAVDRVYRIGQKENVVVYRLITCGTVEEKIYRRQVFKDSLIRQTTGDQKNPVRYFSKQELRELFTIGDFRSSPTQVQLHSLHAGHRKTDKTLEDHIAYLHTLGIAGISDHDLMFTHDVSVQEESEAGESQYIQERVQKAQLLVELESQNNKLLLNNGRNRVEEGWPKQFGSSKAKKNSSDSKAACLHSPPELVDLTQNDSFSSGMANLSIVQSNETTRDLSAMNLDVSAKESDIDIAENKADHELITVFSSEECLEMETSKVNNSDDSVQILSDSNRESKKQLADETKAVDIKPNPDRTAKSEILLPFSPEKSMEFDTPLICIADSDSSAVENLPSNEDKLEEEPLDSSPQYAGDFNLFLEDSAESEQNHSKKFLAPSERESNIMEFTPIPRGLGSFKYPQLESLSDQESELEDNILPVKTRYKTRRIVSDDDDDDDDAMTEGMLPPLPNSLVQFSSTPKASTSQSELLLPEIGSGENTPASSRRSLASRRSLINVILDHVEDMEEEASEQKNTDKYLEVEMGEYNQEIEYSEEESAGEDSLFQSVFCSNLVQSASDEGPLATTAHDPSASDEGPQATTAHDPSASDEGPQATAARNPSASDEGPQATAARNPSASDEGPQATAARNPSASDEGPQATAARNPSASDEGPQATAARNPSASDEGPQATAARNPSASDEGPQATAARNPSASDEGPQATAARNPSASDEGPSDCRP; this is translated from the exons ATGGCGGAGCGGCGGAGCGATTTGGGGCCCGAGCAAGAGACAATGGGGTCCGAGATCGATATAGACGTCGGGACCGAGATCGATGTAGACGTCGGGACCGAGGCCGGAGTAGACATGGGGACCGAGATCGCTATGGAAGTCGGGACCGAGATCAATACAGACGTCGAGACCGAGATCGATGTAGACGTCGCGACCGAAGCCAAAGAGACAGACGTCGCGATCGAGGCCAAAGAGACAGACGTCGCGACCGAGTCCGGGACCGAGGTGGTGATGGCGGAGCCGACGAACGCGGCCACGGCGAGTGCGGCCGACCAACTACTGACCCCAGACCGAGCAGCCAGTTACCAGAG ATATGTAAAAGAAGCCAAAGAAGCTACCAAGAATGGCAATCTAGAAGAGGCCCTTAAACTTTTCAAATTAGCAAAAGAGGTGTTTCCCAATGACAAGGTTCTGAGCCGAATTCAAAGACTAGAGGAAGCCCTGGCAGAGATAGCGAAAGAAGGAGATGATGAATTCATCGACGTGTGCAACAGTGGCCTGATGCTGTATCGCGAACTACACGATCAACTTTTTGAGTACCAGAAAGAAGGTGTGGCCTTTCTTTATAGTCTGTATAAAGAGAACAGGAAAGGGGGCATATTGGCAGATGATATGGGACTGGGGAAGACCATTCAGATTATCGCTTTCCTTTCTGCTATGTTTGATGCCGAACTTGTGAAGTACGTCCTGCTGATCATGCCCACCAGCCTTATCAGCACATGGATCAAAGAATTTGGGAAGTGGACCCCAGGAATGAGAGTTGCGACCTTTCATGGTTCTAGCAAGAGTGAACGTACCAGAAATCTAAATAGAATTCAGAGGAAGAATGGGGTAGCTGTTACAACGTACCAGATGGTGATCAACAACTGGCAGCAGCTTTCTCAGTTGGATGGAAACGAGTTTGTCTGGGACTATCTTATACTTGATGAAGCCCATAAAATTAAAAGCTCTTCAACTAAGTCATCGATCGCTGCCCGGGCCATCCCGGTTAAAAACCGTCTTCTCCTTACGGGAACACCGGTTCAAAATAACTTGTATGAGCTGTGGTCCCTCTTTGACTTTGCTTGCCAGGGATCCTTGCTAGGAACCTCTAAAACCTTTAAAATGGAGTATGAAAATCCTATTACTCGGGCTAGGGAGAAAGATGCTACTTCAGGAGAGAAGGCCCTGGGGCTGAAAATATCTGAAAACTTAATGACGCTTATAAAACCCTATTTTCTCAGGAGGACCAAAGATgatgtacaaaagaaaaataacactaAAGCCCAGAGCAGCCTTCCCGAAAAGAAGCTAGGCGATGATGTTGTCTGTGAAATCCCTTCTCTTTCCAGGAAAAATGAGTTGATTATTTGGGTGTACTTAGTACctttgcaagaagaaatatataggaaatttgTATCCCTAAACCACATCAAACAGTTATTAATGGAAACACGGTCACCTTTGGCTGAACTGACTATCTTAAAGAAGTTATGTGATCACCCGAGGTTACTGTCAGCCCGGGCTTGCAGTTTGTTAGGTCTCAAAGAAGGCATCTTCTTTAATAAAGGTAAAAATCAAGAGGGTCAATCAGAAATCCAGATTGATCAGGTACCTCCAGAATCCCTAATGAAAGAATCGGGGAAAGTGATATTCCTTATGGCTTTGCTGAAGAGATTACAAGATGAAGGACACCAGACACTCGTTTTTTCACAATCCAGAAGACTTCTAGACATCATAGAGCaccttttgaagaaagaaaatttcaagacTTTGCGTATCGATGGAACCGTTACTCAGCTTCCGGAAAGACAGAGACGAATCGACTTATTCCAGCAAAGTCAAGATGCCTCTGTTTTTCTCCTTACTTCTCAAGTAGGTGGAGTAGGTCTCACTTTAACGGCGGCATCTAGAGTGGTCATTTTTGATCCCAGCTGGAATCCTGCTACCGATGCACAAGCTGTAGACAGAGTTTACAGAATTGggcaaaaagaaaatgttgtgGTTTATAGATTGATCACCTGTGGTACGGTGGAGGAGAAGATATATAGAAGACAGGTTTTCAAGGACTCGTTAATTAGACAAACCACTGGGGATCAAAAAAACCCCGTTAGATATTTCAGCAAGCAAGAATTAAGAGAGCTCTTTACAATAGGGGATTTTCGGAGTTCTCCAACACAGGTGCAGCTGCATTCTTTGCATGCTGGTCACAGAAAGACTGATAAAACCTTGGAAGACCATATCGCTTACCTCCACACTTTGGGCATAGCAGGAATCTCTGACCACGATTTGATGTTCACGCATGACGTGTCTGTTCAGGAAGAGTCTGAGGCAGGGGAGTCTCAATATATTCAAGAGAGGGTTCAGAAGGCTCAACTCCTAGTTGAATTAGAGTCTCAAAATAACAAGCTCTTACTAAACAATGGCAGAAACAGAGTTGAGGAGGGCTGGCCGAAACAATTTGGATCttccaaagcaaagaaaaatagctCTGACTCGAAGGCTGCGTGTTTGCATTCACCCCCTGAACTTGTTGATCTTACACAAAATGACTCTTTCAGCTCCGGAATGGCAAATTTAAGTATCGTTCAATCTAATGAAACAACACGTGATCTCTCTGCCATGAATCTAGATGTGTCTGCAAAAGAATCTGATATCGACATAGCAGAAAACAAAGCTGATCATGAACTTATAACTGTTTTTTCCAGTGAAGAGTGCCTTGAAATGGAGACATCAAAGGTCAATAATTCTGATGATAGCGTTCAGATCTTATCAGATAGCAATCGGGAAAGCAAAAAGCAGTTAGCCGATGAAACGAAAGCAGTCGACATTAAGCCAAATCCCGATCGAACAGCAAAATCTGAGATTTTACTGCCTTTTAGTCCAGAAAAATCTATGGAATTTGATACTCCCCTTATTTGCATAGCCGACTCAGACTCGAGTGCAGTCGAGAATTTGCCATCAAATGAGGACAAGTTAGAAGAAGAACCCTTAGATTCTTCACCGCAGTATGCTGGTGATTTCAATCTTTTTTTGGAAGACTCTGCAGAGAGTGAACAGAATCATTCCAAGAAGTTTTTGGCACCCAGTGAAAGGGAAAGTAACATCATGGAGTTCACCCCTATTCCTAGAGGACTGGGTAGCTTTAAGTATCCACAGTTGGAGAGTCTCTCTGATCAAGAAAGTGAACTGGAGGACAACATACTTCCTGTGAAAACAAGATATAAGACTAGGAGGATCGtttcagatgatgatgatgatgatgatgatgctatgACAGAAGGGATGTTGCCCCCTCTGCCAAACTCGTTAGTACAATTTAGTTCCACTCCTAAAGCTAGCACATCTCAAAGTGAATTACTTTTACCTGAAATAGGTAGTGGTGAAAATACTCCTGCAAGTTCCAGAAGATCCCTGGCTTCAAGGAGATCGCTTATTAATGTGATTTTAGACCACGTTGAAGATATGGAAGAAGAGGCCAGTGAGCAAAAGAATACAGACAAGTATTTAGAAGTAGAAATGGGGGAGTATAATCAAGAgattgaatattcagaagaggaatctgctggagaagattcATTGTTCCAAAGCGTGTTTTGTTCAAACTTGGTCCAGAGCGCATCTGACGAAGGTCCACTAGCGACTACCGCCCATGACCCGAGCGCGTCTGATGAAGGCCCGCAAGCGACTACCGCCCATGACCCGAGCGCGTCTGATGAAGGCCCGCAAGCGACTGCCGCCCGTAACCCGAGCGCGTCTGATGAAGGCCCGCAAGCGACTGCCGCCCGTAACCCGAGCGCGTCTGATGAAGGCCCGCAAGCGACTGCCGCCCGTAACCCGAGCGCGTCTGATGAAGGCCCGCAAGCGACTGCCGCCCGTAACCCGAGCGCGTCTGATGAAGGCCCGCAAGCGACTGCCGCCCGTAACCCGAGCGCGTCTGATGAAGGCCCGCAAGCGACTGCCGCCCGTAACCCGAGCGCGTCTGATGAAGGCCCGCAAGCGACTGCCGCCCGTAACCCGAGCGCGTCTGATGAAGGCCCGCAAGCGACTGCCGCCCGTAACCCGAGCGCGTCTGATGAAGGCCCAAGCGACTGCCGCCCGTAA